The sequence CTTCCGAGAAATTCGTCACTAGGGTTCACAGGGTCCATTATGGAAGATCATGTACCAACGTGCACAAAAAAAGGAAGATCATGTACCAatagattttattttcttcagcTTTTCGAGGTCATGTGTAATTTGTGTGTTTCACATTTTTTATATAGAATATATGCATATTAGCGTGTTTCAGCTCAGTATTTTCTGCCTAAATTACATATCCACACAAAGGATATGACACAAGTGTTTTCAAATCTTTCTTTATAAAACACATGCATATGCACACCAGCCAATGACCAAAGCGTAACATTTTTCTTTATTACAAAGACACCTATAAGAAGACTCCTCACAATCACGAGACTGAGATGTCGGATGAAATACCTCCGAAAGGGATCCTCAAGAGCGAAGCtctgagacaagtttgttttaatCCTATAAtttctttcaaaaatatttcataaCAGTTTTGTTGATCAGCAAAGTTTGGTTGTCTGGATAAAAGAAGATCTTTGATATATGTGGTTGTGGTTGTGCTCGATTGACACAGTACATCATGGAGACGTCAGCGTATCCAAGAGAGCATGCGCTGCTCAAGGAGCTTAGGAAAGTAACAGAAGAGAAATTTGGGAACTTGTACGTCTTTTTAACCAATAGGATCATACAAcaaaatctttataaattaatagtatTAGGACTATAGAAAATTATAAGTTAtagaattattaattttattaaaatttcaatttagataaatataaaataaattatttttaaaatatactttatgatattatatataatgattaaattttataaatttaatttttattcgattatataatatattttatacatgttttattcaagaaaatagcagtaaatattaaaataaaaactaaaagtatataagaagttcattctaaataaaaataaattataaaatatttttttatgtttatataatatttgtatacatgataatgataattgttgacaaaaatatatatctaataataatcaatttatgattttattgagaccatatattttttaataatattttaaatattattatcttattatgtTATCGTGTTATGTCATATTGTATAGTGTTCCGACATGTTacggatatttttttattaatttactgtATTGATTAACTAATTGTATTAATTAATAGATTTACTGTATAACCtgtttgttaaattttatttaaatagcgtgagaattgaataaaaaatattcttatttttttaatacaaataataaaagtttTTCCATTTTAGATAGATATAACTAagtagttgtatttttttttgtcaacaagtaGTTGTATTTATactttcatttttcttgttttaatgAAAAAACGCAGAATCGAAATGGTGATTCCAGTGGATGAGGGCATTTTTCTATCGATGCTTTTAAAGATCATAAACGCTAAGAACACTCTTGAGCTCGGTGTTTTCACTGGTTACTCTCTTCTCACCACGGCCCTTGCTTTGCCTGAAGATGGTCGCGtaatgtttcttcttcttgctaATAATCATATTGTTGGCATCTTTCATACTTTAGCATGtgcaactatatatatatatttatttatttattttgtttattaaacTTACCTCAATATAAATTGAAGcaagttttaaataaaattagaaattgAGACATGTAATTCTTTTCAAGAAAATGGTTTCAGGATTAActacatttgaaaaaaaaaaattcctaaaaTTTTTTGCTAGAATTCATTGATAAAGGAGTAAGAAATCGCATATCTTCTTTGAGAATGGGAGGGTGTCGAAATTCTCCAGAGCTTTAGAGGTCTGGTTTGATACAAGAAGCTAGTGAGgggttaagtttttttttttttttgtcagagtGAGGGGTTAAGTTGTTTTCTAAATTCAGTTTACTCTTACACAAACTCTGAAACATAGCCACACttgatgtaaattttttttttgatttgaataaatttaacattcttaaaaaaaaaagaaaaacaaaatttgggTAGGCGCTCAACAAATTGTTTAAGATTGAACAACGGTCCTGGTTAAGGTTAAATGAAATTTGGATGCAGATTACTGCAATTGATATTGACAAGGAAGCCTATGAAGTGGGATTAGAGTTTATGAAGAAAGCAGGTGTTGATCACAAGATCAATTTCATCTATTGCGATGGTATGGAGGTCTTAGACAAATTGGTTAACGACGTAAGTGAAAAACATGTGTTCCTATAATTTACTCCTTAAGCTTAACTATTGTTTGGCTAATGATCATACATATTAATTCCCCCACATTGACAAAAGAAGAATCAGGAGTTTGATTTCATATTTGCTGATGCTGACAAGCCAAACTACATCAACTTCCTTGAGAGATTTCTGAAATTGGTGAAGGTTGGAGGAATCATTGCATTCGACAACACCTTGTGGTTTAGTTTTGTggttgaggaagaagagagCGTTCCTGAGTTTATGAGGGAATCAAGAGCGGCTCTAATAGAATTTAATAAGAAATTGGCTTTGGATCCTCGAGTGGAAATCTCTCAGATCTCCGTTGGAGATGGTGTCACTCTATGCAGACGCCTTGTGTGAGCAAAAgactatttaaatattaagaCCAAAGTTAGGAATAAAACTGTTAGATGCTTCAATAATTACTTATCGTCGTTTGTTTTTCTGATATGAAATTTGGTTGTAATAGTGTGTTTGATTGATGATCACCCAACATCTTCTTCCCATAACCAGTTTTTAAATTAGAAGAATAGTCCCGCTTGCGGATCCACCGCTGGAGTTTTTTTTTCCCCATCAAACGGCTTACCGTTGGCGTATTAAAATGAGAAAATAtgtctttata comes from Brassica rapa cultivar Chiifu-401-42 chromosome A02, CAAS_Brap_v3.01, whole genome shotgun sequence and encodes:
- the LOC103852438 gene encoding putative caffeoyl-CoA O-methyltransferase At1g67980 isoform X2, whose translation is MSDEIPPKGILKSEALRQYIMETSAYPREHALLKELRKVTEEKFGNLIEMVIPVDEGIFLSMLLKIINAKNTLELGVFTGYSLLTTALALPEDGRITAIDIDKEAYEVGLEFMKKAGVDHKINFIYCDGMEVLDKLVNDNQEFDFIFADADKPNYINFLERFLKLVKVGGIIAFDNTLWFSFVVEEEESVPEFMRESRAALIEFNKKLALDPRVEISQISVGDGVTLCRRLV
- the LOC103852438 gene encoding putative caffeoyl-CoA O-methyltransferase At1g67980 isoform X1 — its product is MSDEIPPKGILKSEALRQYIMETSAYPREHALLKELRKVTEEKFGNLIEMVIPVDEGIFLSMLLKIINAKNTLELGVFTGYSLLTTALALPEDGRITAIDIDKEAYEVGLEFMKKAGVDHKINFIYCDGMEVLDKLVNDKNQEFDFIFADADKPNYINFLERFLKLVKVGGIIAFDNTLWFSFVVEEEESVPEFMRESRAALIEFNKKLALDPRVEISQISVGDGVTLCRRLV